The segment CCGCCACAAGTGGCAGAGAGCTATACTATAAGGACATTTTGTCTTCTCAGATGTCCGTGCCCATGTAAAAACACGTCATGATTAATCCCGTAGGCAGTTTCCCTATAGTATCTTACTTGAGATATCAAGCCGCATTGCACGACGTTGGTTACAATAACTGATTAGGTATTTCGCCACCTCCAAACAAGGTATACTTTACTGCCTCGCACATGCACCCCAGCGACAAAGGAATGCCTCTTGTTGCTACGGCTCAGTCTCCTACTTTCTTGCAACAGACTCAATTGTTGAGTGAAGATATCTCGGGAAGTTGTTCGCCAGTCTACCAGGTCGATGCCGTCACCACAAATCGACGCAACGAACTGTGAAGTGATCATGGATGTTCTACGCCTCATGGCAACCGCGGGCCGAACTGGATCGACGCTCGCCATCCACCTGACGACCTGTCGAAAAATGTGTCTCTAATGCACAATGCCAAATCGATGCCGAGCTGCAGGGCCGTCGTCGGAGTCACAGGCACCTGAAAGCCAGTCAGCTTGAAGTCCTTCGAGGCCGATTACCCCCGCATTAGCATTTAGCGAGAGTTGATTGGACCAAACTCAGCATTGATGAGCCGACGGCCGTTCCGGAGCGGCAACGCCGCAGTTCCGAGGTACTTCCAGGCTCTGCTCAAGGTGCACACCGAGCCGTGTACTGCTCTTTCCGCACTTGCACCATCCAGTCAGCCGTAAGCAAACAAACCCGAACCAAAAACGACGCATTTGCCTTCATCCCCCTTCCAACAACTTTTTTTCTGCCCGCCTGCAAATCGCCAAAAATTCCCATAATCGCCCTTGTTTCTTGTTCCCTGGCATTTCCTCGGCCAGAAAAATCGATTTTCTGCAAGCTCCGGCCGTATCCACATCCAGGAGTATATTTGCGTCGCCTGTGTCGCAAGTTCTCCTGACCTCGCCTCCCGGGCTGCACACATTGCCACATTTTCTTCGcctgccatcatcaacaccgCTTTGTCGCTGGCGGCAATTATATCCTTTCGGCAGGAATCAATTGAAACTTTACACTATCCTACAAGATCGCTCACAATGTCTTTCTCGAGTCTGGTTCAGGACCTCGCTCTCCGCGATGGTGGCTCTCGTCGACCGGCCCCACCCGCTTCCATCTCCACGGTCGATGACAGAACTTCACACATTTCTCGAGCCATGTCGTACACTAGCACCGCTGCCACTAGCGTCAGCATCTCTGGTGATATCGGAAGCCAGCTGCATGGCGGCTACTTCCATCCTCTTGCCCGTTCATGGCAGGCTGAGCGCCAACTGACCAAGGTGGGTTCAAGACATTCCCAATGACTATTGGCCCTTTTTGAGCTTGTTGTCACTAACCATGAACTTGTGCTATAGTCCATGTTCATTTACCCAATCTTCATTACCGATGGCGAGAATGACATGAATTTGGTACCCTCACTGCCTGGCCAGTATCAGTTGAGCGTTGATAAGCTCGTGCCGTTCCTCGAACCCCTCGTCCACAAAGGCCTTCGTTCTGTCATGCTTTTCGGTGTCCCCATGAAGCCTGGCACCAAGGATGCTCTCGGCAGCGCTGCTGACGACCCCGAGGGTCCTGTAATCCAGGCTATCCGCCTTATCCGACGCCGATTCCCCCAAATATTCATCTGCACCGACGTTTGTCTATGCGAATATACCTCTCACGGTCATTGCGGTATTCTgcgagacgacggcagcctGAACAACCAGCTTTCTGTTGATCGCATCTCTGATGTCGCTATTGCCTacgccaaggccggcgcTCACTGCGTTGCCCCTTCAGATATGAATGATGGGCGTATTCGCGCCATCAAGCTTAAGCTCATCGAGGAGGGGATTGCACACAAGACTACATTGATGTCCTACTCAGCCAAATTCTCAGGTTGTCTCTACGGCCCCTTCCGTGACGCCGCTGGTTCCGCCCCGTCTTTTGGAGACCGAAAATGCTACCAGCTTCCACCAAGCGGTCGCGGTCTTGCTCGCCGCGCCATTATCCGTGACATTACCGAAGGTGCCGATATCATCATGGTCAAGCCCGCCGGCCAATACCTCGACATCATCAGCGATGCCAAGGATTTGGGCAAGGATCTTCCAATTGCCGCCTACCAGGTCAGTGGTGAATATTCCATgatccacgccgccgccaaggctggTGTGTTTGATCTTAAGGCTGCTGCTTTCGAGGCCACTGAGAGTATCCTCCGGGCTGGTGCTACCATTGTTGTCAGCTACTTCACTCCCCAGTTCCTGGATTGGCTGGAAAACTAGATGCACACGTCCAAATGAATTTGTAATGATGGTATTCAAAGGGCATGGGAAAGGCGTTATGAAGCATGAATGGGATTGGGAATCGAAGCGAGTTATGCTACTATTGGCAGTATTTTTGTGTATAATGGGAAATGTAAATCCGGAAAACTGGCATGTCACCTATAAATAATGGTTAGGCACTTTGAATGGGGTGGGGCATCCATTGATAGCAGTTAGGACGCGAAAAGGGCAAAATACAGAAGAGAATTCATGACCAGCTGTGTGATTTTATTGTACGGACAAAGCATTGACCCATGAGCGAAGATCCTTGTGCGCGCGAGTCGATCATCCCTCCCAGGCTCCACGGTTCTTGTTGTGCGAATAAGGTGGTAGAGATTGCAGCACACGGGGCAGAACAAAAACCAGTCGAATGAGTCGAGTATGTTTGTGTTGTACAGCAAGCACTGTTTTAATAAAGGGAGTTTTTCTCTTCCGTTTGTCGACACGACCTCAATACTCGGTTTGTTTGTTAGTTTCTTTGTTCCCGATGGAGTGACGACTCTGCCGTCCTCCGGAAGTCTTTCTATTTCCCCGGCAAGGGTGTTGTCTCACTGGATATGTCAACTGGTAAAGTTGTTTGAACTCGTGCTTAAATGCAGCCAGAGTGACTTTAccgtcttgactcttgacgGTTCACGGACGCAAACCTCGAGCGTCTGACGACGAAACGGCTTCGGGGGGGAGTTGCTCGTATAGCCACCTTTGGAAAGCGCTAGATCCGCGCCTGCCAGAGTACTTCTCCATTCTACTACTCCATATTTCAGTTCCTCTTCCCCATCCGTCTCTCTCTTGCCCTGTTCCCTCTGCTTCCCTTCAACCACGCTGTTTGATAATCCTTCTTGCAGAGGGGAGAGGAGAGCGTGTTGATCGACAACCTGGCATTCTCTTTGCCTGAGCACGTGTCTTGCCTTCCCATTCTCGAATCAGATGCTGA is part of the Metarhizium brunneum chromosome 4, complete sequence genome and harbors:
- the HEM2 gene encoding Delta-aminolevulinic acid dehydratase, which translates into the protein MSFSSLVQDLALRDGGSRRPAPPASISTVDDRTSHISRAMSYTSTAATSVSISGDIGSQLHGGYFHPLARSWQAERQLTKSMFIYPIFITDGENDMNLVPSLPGQYQLSVDKLVPFLEPLVHKGLRSVMLFGVPMKPGTKDALGSAADDPEGPVIQAIRLIRRRFPQIFICTDVCLCEYTSHGHCGILRDDGSLNNQLSVDRISDVAIAYAKAGAHCVAPSDMNDGRIRAIKLKLIEEGIAHKTTLMSYSAKFSGCLYGPFRDAAGSAPSFGDRKCYQLPPSGRGLARRAIIRDITEGADIIMVKPAGQYLDIISDAKDLGKDLPIAAYQVSGEYSMIHAAAKAGVFDLKAAAFEATESILRAGATIVVSYFTPQFLDWLEN